A single window of Desulfobotulus pelophilus DNA harbors:
- a CDS encoding GspE/PulE family protein, translating to MGPVEKQQDMQHLKSEVEYRTRLQEITNKIYAAARLDEIFIDLKDEITSLFACERLTIYYVDGIKRELVSRFKTGDEISEIRVPIAVNSIAGYSVFNQKLVNVRNVYDDDELRSIDNSLSFDKSWDQRSGFVTRQVLVVPIIYKSFLLGALQLINRKSGNRFTERDEVYASELAQVLGIALHNQKRLAGTQRVTKFDYLLENHILTQKELNDAVILARNRNITIETILMEELKVGKKDVGESLARFYKVPYQAYNENLPIPGELLHGLKIGFMKANFWVPLGMDDKQPCIAIDNPHDLQRLSEVRALFPGHTPVFYFCFREDILRFIDRFTRNTQPGASIDELLSQLKDEDLEDEEADSGLSEESSAVVQLVNKVVLDAYAKGASDIHIEPYPGKQQTHIRIRVDGACSLYQTIPYNYRNAIVSRIKIMADLDIAERRKPQDGKIKFRKYGGRDIELRVATVPTQGGLEDVVMRILAAGEPIPMDKMAFSDRNYEKFIQSIEQPYGIIFVCGPTGSGKTTTLHSALGYINKPERKIWTAEDPVEITQKGLRQVQVMPKIGFDFAAAMRSFLRADPDVIMVGEMRDKETTQIGIEASLTGHLVFSTLHTNSAPESVTRLLDMGMDPFNFADAILCILAQRLVRTLCKRCKEAYHPAREEYDEIIREYGEGSAFEAGTGMRYTEDLILHRARGCESCNETGYSGRMGLHELLIGSDGIKRLIQRKAPMEDIRKLAVAEGMTTLKQDGILKIFSGYTDLLQVRKVCIK from the coding sequence ATGGGACCGGTAGAAAAACAGCAGGACATGCAGCATTTGAAGTCTGAAGTGGAGTACCGCACGCGCCTGCAGGAGATAACCAACAAGATTTATGCGGCGGCAAGGCTGGATGAAATTTTTATTGATCTGAAAGATGAAATTACTTCCCTCTTTGCCTGTGAGCGTCTTACCATTTATTATGTGGATGGCATTAAACGGGAATTGGTATCCCGGTTCAAGACCGGTGATGAAATCAGTGAAATTCGTGTCCCCATTGCGGTAAACAGCATTGCCGGTTACTCGGTGTTCAACCAGAAGCTTGTCAATGTCAGAAATGTTTATGATGATGATGAGTTACGCAGTATAGACAACTCCCTGAGTTTTGATAAAAGCTGGGATCAGCGATCTGGTTTTGTTACGCGTCAGGTTCTTGTTGTACCCATTATTTATAAAAGTTTTCTTCTGGGGGCCTTGCAACTGATCAATCGTAAAAGCGGAAACCGTTTTACCGAAAGGGATGAAGTTTATGCATCCGAGCTGGCCCAGGTGCTCGGTATCGCCCTGCATAATCAGAAGCGGCTTGCAGGCACCCAGCGTGTGACCAAGTTTGACTATCTTCTGGAAAATCATATTCTGACCCAGAAAGAATTAAATGACGCTGTTATTCTTGCAAGAAACCGCAACATAACCATCGAAACCATCTTGATGGAGGAGCTGAAGGTAGGGAAAAAGGACGTGGGAGAATCCCTTGCCCGTTTTTATAAAGTCCCCTATCAGGCATACAATGAAAATCTGCCCATTCCCGGTGAGCTGCTTCATGGACTGAAAATCGGGTTCATGAAAGCCAATTTCTGGGTCCCTCTGGGAATGGATGACAAACAGCCCTGTATTGCCATTGATAACCCCCATGATTTGCAACGCCTGTCCGAAGTCCGGGCTCTGTTTCCCGGTCATACTCCGGTTTTTTACTTCTGTTTCAGAGAAGATATTCTTCGGTTTATCGATCGTTTTACACGGAACACTCAGCCCGGTGCCTCCATTGATGAACTTTTGTCCCAGTTGAAAGATGAGGATCTTGAAGATGAGGAGGCTGACTCTGGGCTTTCCGAAGAAAGCAGTGCTGTGGTGCAGCTTGTGAACAAGGTTGTTCTGGATGCCTATGCCAAGGGGGCGTCTGATATTCATATAGAACCCTATCCCGGTAAACAGCAGACCCATATACGCATAAGAGTGGATGGTGCCTGCTCCCTGTACCAGACAATCCCTTACAACTATAGAAATGCCATAGTTTCCAGAATTAAAATTATGGCTGATCTGGATATTGCCGAGAGAAGAAAACCCCAGGACGGGAAAATCAAGTTCAGAAAATATGGCGGCAGAGATATTGAGCTGCGCGTGGCAACGGTACCAACCCAGGGCGGGCTGGAAGACGTGGTTATGCGCATTCTTGCGGCAGGGGAACCCATCCCCATGGACAAGATGGCGTTTTCCGACAGAAATTATGAAAAATTTATTCAGTCCATTGAGCAGCCCTATGGCATTATTTTTGTTTGTGGTCCCACAGGCTCCGGTAAAACAACAACCCTTCATTCGGCACTGGGATATATCAACAAACCGGAGCGAAAAATCTGGACAGCCGAGGACCCAGTGGAAATTACCCAAAAGGGCCTCCGTCAGGTTCAGGTAATGCCCAAAATCGGTTTTGATTTTGCAGCTGCCATGCGCTCTTTTCTCCGGGCAGACCCCGATGTGATCATGGTTGGTGAAATGAGGGATAAGGAAACCACTCAGATCGGCATCGAAGCCTCTCTGACAGGCCATCTGGTCTTTTCTACCCTGCATACCAACAGTGCACCGGAAAGTGTTACTCGGCTCCTCGATATGGGAATGGATCCTTTTAATTTCGCTGATGCCATCCTCTGCATTCTGGCCCAGCGCCTTGTAAGAACTTTATGCAAAAGGTGCAAAGAGGCATATCATCCTGCAAGGGAAGAATATGATGAGATTATCAGGGAGTATGGTGAAGGGAGTGCTTTTGAGGCCGGAACGGGCATGCGTTATACGGAAGACCTGATTCTGCACCGGGCCAGAGGCTGTGAGAGTTGTAATGAAACGGGCTACTCCGGGCGTATGGGCCTCCATGAACTTCTTATCGGGTCCGATGGCATTAAACGGCTGATTCAGCGTAAGGCTCCCATGGAGGATATCAGAAAACTGGCTGTTGCCGAGGGCATGACAACCCTGAAACAGGATGGCATTCTAAAAATCTTCAGTGGGTACACGGACCTTCTGCAGGTACGTAAGGTCTGTATCAAGTAG
- a CDS encoding ABC-F family ATP-binding cassette domain-containing protein — translation MIQIDRLKKSYGNNDLFDSVSCKINSRERIGLVGRNGHGKTTLVRILSGEEMPDEGQILIPKNYRIGSVSQHLEFKCATILEEVSEGLPAEEKEAVWKAEKILAGLGFSEKDMAASPHVFSGGFQIRIHLARVIVSEPDLLLLDEPTNYLDITSIRWLERFLADWPRELLLITHDRSFMDRVVTHVVGIHRKHIRKVAGNTEKYYAQMAQEEEIYEKTRINDEKRRKEMEHFIRRFRAKARLAGMVQSRIKALNRMEKKDRLEDLRDLEFSFPYLPYKGKYVLQVSGISFGYEDHPPLIQNVSFTLSAGERVCIIGKNGRGKTTLLQLLADIKRPSAGSITWSPGVEAGIYEQTHIARLHPERTVEEEILAAHGDCERQAARNVCGAMMFEGDQALKTVRVLSGGEKSRVMLGRLLVKPQNLLFLDEPTNHLDMNSCDALLEALDAFGGTVVMVTHNEMFLHALADRLVVFGEKGPEMFNGSYQDFLDTRGWDEEKEEKNSITTTLGQGRRDDLEKTGPRKKDLRKMRSEIVQRKSMKLKPIEKKMERLERAIEDSEEKLQGLTHTMQELAQSGDGLKISVISKDIACVQAEIDSLYEELEEETLAHDELKAKFDAEMQALEGAEV, via the coding sequence AGATTAACAGCCGTGAGCGCATTGGACTTGTGGGTCGTAACGGCCATGGAAAAACTACGCTGGTCCGCATTCTTTCCGGAGAGGAAATGCCCGATGAAGGTCAGATCCTGATTCCGAAAAATTATCGCATCGGTTCCGTCAGCCAGCATCTTGAATTCAAGTGCGCAACGATTCTGGAGGAAGTTTCCGAAGGTCTTCCGGCAGAAGAAAAAGAAGCTGTCTGGAAAGCAGAAAAAATACTGGCAGGTCTCGGTTTCTCGGAAAAGGATATGGCTGCATCTCCCCATGTCTTTTCCGGTGGTTTTCAGATTCGTATTCACCTTGCCAGAGTGATTGTGTCTGAACCGGACCTGCTTCTTCTGGATGAACCGACCAACTATCTGGACATCACCTCTATCCGATGGCTGGAGCGTTTTCTTGCGGACTGGCCAAGGGAGCTTCTGCTTATTACCCATGACAGGAGTTTTATGGACAGGGTTGTTACCCACGTGGTGGGCATACACAGAAAACACATCCGCAAGGTTGCCGGAAATACGGAGAAATATTATGCCCAAATGGCTCAGGAAGAAGAAATTTATGAGAAAACCCGGATAAACGATGAAAAAAGACGAAAGGAAATGGAGCACTTTATCCGGAGATTTCGAGCCAAAGCCAGACTGGCTGGAATGGTTCAGTCAAGAATAAAAGCACTGAACCGGATGGAGAAAAAGGACAGGCTGGAAGACCTTCGGGACCTTGAATTTTCTTTTCCTTATTTGCCTTATAAAGGGAAATATGTGCTGCAGGTCAGTGGTATTTCTTTTGGTTATGAGGATCATCCCCCTTTGATACAGAATGTATCCTTTACGCTCTCCGCAGGGGAAAGAGTTTGTATTATTGGTAAAAACGGCAGGGGTAAAACGACCTTGCTACAGCTTCTTGCTGATATTAAACGGCCATCAGCAGGCAGTATCACGTGGAGTCCGGGTGTGGAGGCAGGAATTTATGAACAGACCCATATTGCCAGACTGCATCCAGAGCGGACCGTGGAAGAAGAAATACTGGCAGCCCATGGAGACTGCGAGCGTCAGGCTGCGCGCAATGTATGTGGTGCCATGATGTTTGAGGGTGATCAGGCTTTAAAAACCGTACGGGTTCTTTCCGGTGGGGAAAAAAGCCGGGTAATGCTGGGCCGACTTCTGGTGAAGCCTCAGAATCTGCTTTTCCTTGATGAACCGACTAACCATCTGGACATGAACAGCTGTGATGCACTGCTGGAAGCCTTGGATGCCTTTGGCGGTACGGTGGTGATGGTCACCCATAATGAAATGTTTCTTCATGCCCTGGCAGACAGACTTGTTGTCTTTGGGGAAAAAGGTCCGGAGATGTTCAATGGAAGTTATCAGGACTTTCTGGATACCCGTGGCTGGGATGAAGAAAAGGAAGAGAAAAATTCCATAACGACAACCCTTGGTCAGGGGCGCAGGGATGACCTTGAGAAAACGGGTCCCCGTAAAAAAGATCTTCGAAAAATGCGTTCGGAAATTGTTCAGCGAAAATCCATGAAGCTTAAGCCCATAGAAAAGAAAATGGAGAGGCTGGAGAGGGCCATAGAGGACAGTGAAGAAAAACTGCAGGGTCTCACCCACACGATGCAGGAACTGGCTCAAAGTGGTGACGGCCTTAAAATATCTGTCATCTCAAAGGATATTGCCTGTGTTCAGGCTGAAATTGACAGTCTGTATGAGGAGCTGGAAGAAGAGACTCTGGCCCATGATGAACTGAAGGCAAAGTTTGATGCAGAAATGCAGGCCCTTGAAGGAGCGGAAGTATGA